In Parafrankia discariae, the genomic stretch GCCGCCGCCGCTGAAGGGCTGCGCGTCGCCCGTCTCTACGACGGCACCGCGGCCGCCGGTGAACAGGAAGCCCGGCTCCTGCTTGGTCAGAGCGGCGGGGACTGGCTGCTGACCGGCCCGACCGTCACCGCGAGCCGTACTGGTGACTGGGCGGAGATCGCCGTGAGGGGCACAGCTCCGCGTCTTATCCCGGGACTGAGCCTGCATATCGAGCGCAGCCTGCGCGGACCGGTTGAGCGCTATGTCCCAGAGGCTGCACCATGATCCGCCGCTGGCGTCGTGCGGTGGGCGGGCGTGACCGGGGGGACGCCGCGGTCGAACTCGCGCTGCTCACCCCGGTCATCGGCCTGCTCCTCGTCGCCGTGATCGCCGCCGGGCGGCTCGGGACCGCCCGCGACCAGGTCACCCAGGCCGCCCGCGAGGCCGCCCGGGCGGCCTCGCTGACCCGCTCCCCCGCCGCCGCGCAGACCGCCGCCCGCACCGCGGTCACCATCAGCCTCGCCAACTCCCCCGGCTCCTGCCCGGATTTCACCGTCACCGTCGACACCGCCGGCCTGTCCGCCCCCCTCGGCCAGCCCGCCCAGGTCGCCGTGACGGTGACCTGTCAGGTTCCGCTGTCCGACCTCGCCGGCATCCCCCTGCCCGGACGCCAGGCGATGAGTTCCACCTTCGCCGCCCCTCTTGATCAGTTCCGTGGCCGCCGATGATCACTTGGGTGACGTCGGGACGTGGACGGCGGCGGGGCGGCCGGGATGGTCGGGACGAGGGTTACGTCAGCGTGATGGTCGCCGGGGTGGTGCTGGCGGTCATGGCCGCGATCGGGCTGCTCGTCGACGGGTCGATCGCGCTCGCCGCGCACCGCAGCGCGAACAACGAAGCCGAACAGGCCGCCCGCGCCGCGGCCCAGGCCATCGACCTCACCACCTACACCGGCGGGCAGGCACGGCCCCGCATCGACCCCGACGCCGCCCGCGCCGCCGCGGGCGCCTACCTGGCCGGCACCGGTGACTCCTACACCGTGGAGATCACCGGCCCGGCGCAGATCACCGTGACCGTCACCGTCGTGCGTCCCACCCGCCTGCTGTCGATGGTCGGCGTGCCGAGCATCACCGCGGTCGGAGTCGGCCGTTCCACCCAGCTCTTCGGCGCCGGCTGAGCCCGCCCCGCCGCGACGAGGAGGGAACCCCCATGCCCCCCAGCACCCCCGCCCGCCGCCACACCCGCACGCCCACCCGCAAGGCCCCGGCCCGCCCGGCTGGTGCGGCTCGCCGGATCGGCGCCGGGCTGGCGGCGCTGCTCGCTCTGGCTGTGCCGCTGGTGGCCGTCCCGCCGCTGGCCTGGCAGTACCTGGGCTCGCCCCTGCCCGGCACGCTGCCCAGCGGCGCCGAGGTGGGAGACCTGCTACTCAGCCCGGACGACGGCACCGTCGTCCTCGCGGTCATCCGCACCCTGGTCTGGGTGGGCTGGGTGGTGTTCGCCGGCTGCGCGCTGCTCGACGTCGCCGCCCAGCTGCGTCACCGGCCCACCCGGTCCCTGCCTGGCCTGGGCTGGATGCAGGCCGCCACCGGTCCGCTCGTCGCCGCCGTCGTCCTGCTCCTGCTCAGCGCCCCCGGGGTGGCGCTCGCGGACAGCGCCATCCCGGGGGCGCTGGCTTCCCCGGCTGTCGCGGTCAGCGCCGCGGCCATCCCCGCTCAGACCACCGTGGCCCCGGCTCCGCCTGCTGCCACGGCGGCGGACCTGTACGTGGTGGGCGACGGGGACACGCTGTGGAGCATCGCCGGCAGCCAGCTTCCCGCGACAGCGGACTGCCCCGACCCGCACCTGCGCTGGACCGAGATCGCCGACCTCAACCGCGGCCTCCCCCAGGCCGACGGGCACACCCTCACCGATCCCGACCTCATCCGCCCCGGCTGGCAGCTCCACCTGCCCGCCGACGCCTACCTCCTGGCCAGCCCACCCCCGCCGGCCAACCCGCAGTCCGCCCCCGCCCCGGCCGACCCGCAGCCCGCACCGTCCCTGTCACCGCAGGCGGACCTGCCGCCGGCGCACCCCGACCTGACCACCCCACCGGCCGCCACCCCAGCGACGCCCGGTCCGCAGACAGCGCCTTTCCTCCCGGCGATCCCACCCACCCTCGCACCGCCGCCGGTGTCCACCGCGCCACCGGCGCCCACCAGCACGGCGCCCACGGGCACGGCGCCCACACCGGAAAGCCCCACCGTCCAACCCGGCGGCGATACCTACCCGCAGGACACCCCGCGGGCGCATACCGAGGCGCGCAGCTGGCTGCCGGTGGAACTGCTCGGCGCCGGCCTCACCGCCGCCGGACTGCTCTGGCTGCTGCGCCGCCGCCGGCTACGGCGCCAACTCGCCGCCGACCTCGGGGACCTCCCCCCGCAGCCCACCCCCGCCGCGGGCGGTGCCGAAGCCGCCGCCAGTGCCGGCGCCGACCTCGACGGCGCCCAGTTCCTCCACCTCGCACTGCTCCTGCTCGCCGCCACCGCCGAACACACCGGCGGTGACCTGCCCGACCTGCACACCGCCTACCTGTCCGCGAGCAGCCTCGACCTGCACTTCGCCGTCCCCACCCCGCTGCCCCCTCCCCCGCCGTACACCGCGCTCACCGACACCCACTGGCAGCTGCCCCGCGCCGTCGACGCGCGCACTCTCGATCCCGACGGCACCCTGGCCGACACCGTCATCGCCCCCTATCCCGGCCTCACCCTCCTCGGCTACACCACCCCCACCGCGGCGGATGGGCGGGTCGCGATCCTCGTCGACCTCGAACACGTCCGCTCCGTGCAGCTACGCGGAGCCCCGGAACGCACCGACGCGGTCCTGCGTTTCGCCGCCCT encodes the following:
- a CDS encoding TadE/TadG family type IV pilus assembly protein; this translates as MFPVVLLLIMAIFQGVVFYQAQQHAQAAAAEGLRVARLYDGTAAAGEQEARLLLGQSGGDWLLTGPTVTASRTGDWAEIAVRGTAPRLIPGLSLHIERSLRGPVERYVPEAAP
- a CDS encoding TadE/TadG family type IV pilus assembly protein; protein product: MGGRDRGDAAVELALLTPVIGLLLVAVIAAGRLGTARDQVTQAAREAARAASLTRSPAAAQTAARTAVTISLANSPGSCPDFTVTVDTAGLSAPLGQPAQVAVTVTCQVPLSDLAGIPLPGRQAMSSTFAAPLDQFRGRR
- a CDS encoding pilus assembly protein TadG-related protein, whose product is MTSGRGRRRGGRDGRDEGYVSVMVAGVVLAVMAAIGLLVDGSIALAAHRSANNEAEQAARAAAQAIDLTTYTGGQARPRIDPDAARAAAGAYLAGTGDSYTVEITGPAQITVTVTVVRPTRLLSMVGVPSITAVGVGRSTQLFGAG
- a CDS encoding LysM peptidoglycan-binding domain-containing protein, which encodes MPPSTPARRHTRTPTRKAPARPAGAARRIGAGLAALLALAVPLVAVPPLAWQYLGSPLPGTLPSGAEVGDLLLSPDDGTVVLAVIRTLVWVGWVVFAGCALLDVAAQLRHRPTRSLPGLGWMQAATGPLVAAVVLLLLSAPGVALADSAIPGALASPAVAVSAAAIPAQTTVAPAPPAATAADLYVVGDGDTLWSIAGSQLPATADCPDPHLRWTEIADLNRGLPQADGHTLTDPDLIRPGWQLHLPADAYLLASPPPPANPQSAPAPADPQPAPSLSPQADLPPAHPDLTTPPAATPATPGPQTAPFLPAIPPTLAPPPVSTAPPAPTSTAPTGTAPTPESPTVQPGGDTYPQDTPRAHTEARSWLPVELLGAGLTAAGLLWLLRRRRLRRQLAADLGDLPPQPTPAAGGAEAAASAGADLDGAQFLHLALLLLAATAEHTGGDLPDLHTAYLSASSLDLHFAVPTPLPPPPPYTALTDTHWQLPRAVDARTLDPDGTLADTVIAPYPGLTLLGYTTPTAADGRVAILVDLEHVRSVQLRGAPERTDAVLRFAALGLLTSGWATYLQLTVAGLPEPLTDAAPDRAETVDAHDLDGPLTVLETQHASQLARLQRGGAPTLTARVTGVGPAPHLLLLATEPANATQADRLADLARPGPRTGIGILSATALPQPGLTIDVDDQGLLHLPGTATPPLAGSITLPTATAITEALTGAAAPPADEGPHLDWDTDLPYDAPSAPLAPTDLPVLAIPDPAAGSVLVEPPPGGMANAEDPDPQPLAPPSPVSDGHEVSRPAVLIRLMGTVTVDGGGPAPASRSHARTATEILAYLALHAGTADRQDLTDALWPPGRLDGAGREVAQPARRTLFAHISRARALAGVTTAGAPRLAAGDPGEPLQLSRDVLTDWQLLQRLRDTAWDTAGPDLIAGLQAALDLVTGPLPRPQSRNGVEGGWLWLSTTELHHHLPPTAVEIAVRLAEAYLHAEDPTRARAAVVKLLEFGEPEFSFDERLWQLRILTDFHLGGDEAAWATVTLLEAMLRDRARYMDDPDYAEMSPELDRFITELLRTRPATATGS